One Candidatus Korarchaeum sp. DNA segment encodes these proteins:
- a CDS encoding V4R domain-containing protein, with translation MSSRGTSAASVGGFKLPAVTVAPGKELVTICIEIRSDRIGILADISKLIAERGFNVINGVLQVECGRGFILLVVERAGDTPLDDLRGALSGVEGVGEVLCEESTTLGLAISTHLFPLTRDGVRIISLSELGLRALIENLSRMIGEGASNAVLFRIGYEMGKGFAEGHLRIAKDIGIEDPLEVIARVTTPLYTASGYGIASVSELRGKILLRIRDNIEALQRTSSGPSCFLTKGMWKGVLEVILKRVVSIEEVKCQAAGSDYCEFEVTTNPLSLT, from the coding sequence ATGAGTTCCCGAGGTACCTCAGCCGCGTCAGTAGGGGGCTTCAAGTTACCAGCGGTCACAGTGGCACCGGGGAAGGAGCTGGTAACCATTTGTATAGAGATAAGGAGCGATAGGATCGGGATACTCGCTGATATCTCTAAGTTGATAGCGGAGAGAGGGTTCAACGTAATCAACGGGGTCCTACAAGTTGAATGCGGAAGGGGTTTCATACTACTCGTCGTTGAGAGGGCGGGAGATACCCCACTGGATGACCTGAGGGGAGCTTTATCCGGTGTGGAGGGTGTGGGCGAAGTCCTATGCGAGGAATCTACCACGTTGGGATTGGCTATATCGACACATCTCTTTCCATTGACTAGAGATGGGGTTAGGATCATCTCTCTAAGCGAATTAGGACTTAGAGCACTGATTGAGAACCTATCTAGGATGATAGGGGAAGGAGCTTCCAACGCAGTCCTTTTCAGGATAGGTTACGAGATGGGGAAGGGCTTCGCTGAGGGACATCTGAGGATCGCGAAGGACATTGGGATAGAGGACCCCCTCGAGGTGATCGCTCGCGTAACGACTCCCCTTTACACGGCATCGGGCTACGGTATAGCCTCAGTATCGGAGCTTCGAGGGAAGATCCTATTGAGGATAAGGGATAACATAGAGGCTCTCCAGAGGACGTCTAGCGGTCCCTCCTGCTTCCTCACTAAGGGCATGTGGAAGGGTGTGCTGGAGGTCATCCTCAAGAGAGTCGTTTCGATCGAGGAGGTAAAGTGTCAGGCAGCTGGGAGCGATTACTGCGAGTTCGAGGTAACTACTAACCCCCTCAGCTTGACATAA